The proteins below are encoded in one region of Actinomycetota bacterium:
- the hisS gene encoding histidine--tRNA ligase, with translation MELTPPRGTQDLLPDRADAMLGLYEDAHRVARLYGYRYLETPTFEQTELFSRTSGETSDVVTKEMYTFEDKGGRSVTLRPESTAGVVRAYLTHAQALPNPFKGYYVASEFRHGRPQAGRMREFRQFGVEVIGTDAPGADVEVIALGDRFLRSRGLTDVTLHLNSIGDEVCRPAYRERLIAHLEPFRDQLDQDCRTRLARNPLRVFDCKVDGDKDFVLAAPTIVDHLCEDCASHFAAVRERLDAAGVAYVLDPRMVRGLDYYTRTAFEWISGVLAVNKAGTVNAGGRYDGLAETLGGPPTPGVGFAMGLDRVLLALEGEGRAVPPARAPTCFVVALGEDARDAGTRLVDALRTEGVAAAHAFEERPLKAQLKMADRAGAAFAAIVGERELAGGTITLRRLVDGVQKSVPRDDVADWLAKLDDRMDGSA, from the coding sequence ATGGAGCTCACGCCGCCCCGCGGCACCCAGGACCTGCTGCCCGACCGGGCCGACGCGATGCTCGGCCTCTATGAGGACGCGCATCGCGTCGCGCGGTTGTACGGCTACCGCTACCTGGAGACACCGACCTTCGAGCAGACGGAGCTGTTCTCCCGCACGTCGGGCGAGACCTCCGATGTCGTGACGAAGGAGATGTACACGTTCGAGGACAAGGGTGGACGGTCCGTCACCCTCCGGCCCGAGAGCACCGCGGGGGTCGTGCGCGCCTACCTCACCCACGCTCAGGCGTTGCCGAACCCGTTCAAGGGCTACTACGTCGCATCGGAGTTCCGGCACGGGCGTCCGCAGGCAGGACGGATGCGGGAGTTCCGGCAGTTCGGGGTCGAGGTGATCGGCACCGATGCGCCTGGGGCCGACGTCGAGGTGATCGCGCTCGGCGACCGTTTCCTGCGGTCGCGTGGGCTCACCGACGTCACGCTCCACCTCAACTCGATCGGCGACGAGGTATGCCGCCCGGCCTATCGCGAGCGGTTGATCGCTCACCTCGAGCCCTTCCGCGACCAGCTCGACCAGGACTGCCGCACGCGGCTCGCGCGGAACCCCCTGCGGGTGTTCGACTGCAAGGTCGACGGCGACAAGGACTTCGTCCTCGCCGCGCCGACGATCGTCGACCACCTCTGTGAGGACTGCGCCTCGCACTTCGCTGCCGTGCGTGAGAGGCTCGACGCGGCCGGGGTCGCGTACGTGCTCGATCCGCGCATGGTCCGCGGACTCGACTATTACACCCGCACCGCGTTCGAGTGGATCTCCGGCGTGCTGGCGGTGAACAAGGCCGGAACGGTCAACGCCGGTGGCCGATACGACGGGCTCGCGGAGACGCTCGGCGGTCCGCCCACGCCCGGGGTCGGGTTCGCGATGGGCCTCGACCGCGTGCTGCTCGCGCTGGAGGGCGAGGGGCGAGCCGTGCCGCCCGCGCGCGCCCCGACCTGCTTCGTGGTCGCGCTGGGTGAGGACGCCCGCGACGCAGGAACGCGGCTGGTCGACGCGCTCCGAACCGAGGGTGTCGCGGCGGCACACGCGTTCGAAGAGCGTCCCCTCAAGGCGCAGCTCAAGATGGCGGATCGTGCCGGCGCGGCGTTCGCGGCCATCGTCGGGGAGCGGGAGCTCGCCGGCGGCACGATCACGTTGCGCCGGCTCGTCGACGGCGTGCAGAAGTCGGTGCCGCGCGACGACGTGGCCGACTGGCTCGCGAAGCTCGACGACCGGATGGACGGATCCGCATGA
- the secF gene encoding protein translocase subunit SecF, whose protein sequence is MTTLHHALETYRGHTIPHFRFVERRRVFFAFSGALIALSILGLVVGGLNYSIDFDGGAKIQFPLEADVSVADIQAAMSDAGREGAEVQIVGGDQVAIRTESLADAGDSDALLRGLADQAGIDVNDVSVEDIGPTFGAEVRRQAITGLIIVLAAISLYIAIRFEPKMAIGAMIALVHDVVITAGLYALVGREVTPETVIAILTILGYSLYDTVVIYDKIKENTESSALVSRLGYAGVVDLSLNQVLMRSVNTSLVVLLPILSLLLFGGDTLKDFAFAMFVGVAIGAYSSIFLAAPLLAVLKMRERRYQQMEARRTARSRIGASPEGDEAPTARVSAAQTSDAAARAATARTGSRPRPKSKRRPPAKRKRR, encoded by the coding sequence GTGACCACCCTGCACCACGCGCTCGAGACCTACCGCGGTCACACGATCCCGCACTTCCGATTCGTCGAACGCCGACGGGTCTTCTTCGCGTTCTCGGGCGCGCTGATCGCGCTGTCGATCCTGGGGCTCGTCGTCGGCGGGCTGAATTACTCGATCGACTTCGACGGCGGCGCGAAGATCCAGTTCCCGCTCGAGGCCGATGTCAGCGTGGCCGACATCCAGGCGGCGATGTCCGATGCGGGTCGCGAGGGCGCCGAGGTGCAAATCGTGGGCGGCGACCAGGTCGCGATCCGGACCGAGTCGCTCGCCGATGCCGGCGACAGCGACGCCTTGCTCCGGGGCCTCGCCGATCAGGCGGGCATCGACGTGAACGACGTGAGCGTCGAGGACATCGGTCCCACGTTCGGCGCCGAGGTGCGGAGGCAGGCGATCACGGGACTGATCATCGTGCTGGCCGCGATCTCGCTCTACATCGCGATCCGCTTCGAGCCCAAGATGGCGATCGGCGCCATGATCGCGCTCGTCCATGACGTGGTGATCACGGCGGGCCTGTACGCGCTGGTCGGACGGGAGGTCACTCCCGAGACGGTCATCGCGATCCTCACGATCCTCGGCTACTCGCTGTACGACACCGTCGTGATCTACGACAAGATCAAGGAGAACACGGAGTCCAGCGCGCTCGTGTCACGCCTCGGGTACGCAGGGGTCGTCGACCTGTCGCTGAACCAGGTGCTGATGCGGTCGGTGAACACGTCGTTGGTCGTGTTGTTGCCGATCCTGTCCCTTCTCCTGTTCGGCGGCGACACGCTGAAGGACTTCGCGTTCGCGATGTTCGTCGGGGTCGCGATCGGTGCTTACTCGTCGATCTTCCTCGCCGCTCCGTTGCTCGCGGTGCTGAAGATGCGGGAGAGGCGTTATCAGCAGATGGAAGCACGCCGGACGGCTCGCTCGCGGATCGGCGCCTCGCCGGAGGGCGATGAGGCCCCGACCGCGAGGGTGAGCGCCGCGCAGACGTCGGACGCCGCCGCACGAGCGGCGACGGCCCGCACCGGCTCGCGCCCCCGTCCGAAGAGCAAGCGACGTCCGCCCGCGAAGCGGAAGCGGCGATAA
- a CDS encoding MBL fold metallo-hydrolase codes for MWLDVFNANPYGTNCWVLSSDASTDAVVVDPGFSPEGVHGLLAAAGKTPVAVLATHAHLDHVGEAGDFAGEMPVFIHEADAVAFTDEPAWRAGFPNPLAPVKELRTVADRDVLRLAGLEIEVMHTPGHTPGHCSFRIDTDAVLCSGDLVFAGSIGRSDFPNSDPGAMQASLRRFLELPDELPVLPGHGPETTVGRERSTNPFLSELV; via the coding sequence ATGTGGCTCGACGTCTTCAACGCCAACCCGTACGGCACGAACTGCTGGGTGTTGTCGTCCGACGCGAGCACCGACGCGGTGGTCGTCGATCCTGGGTTCTCGCCGGAGGGGGTACACGGCCTCCTCGCCGCCGCCGGGAAGACCCCGGTCGCCGTGCTGGCGACCCACGCCCACCTCGATCACGTGGGTGAGGCGGGCGACTTCGCCGGCGAGATGCCGGTCTTCATCCACGAGGCCGACGCGGTGGCCTTCACCGACGAGCCCGCCTGGCGGGCCGGGTTCCCCAACCCGCTGGCACCGGTGAAGGAGCTCCGGACGGTCGCAGACCGCGATGTGTTGCGGCTCGCGGGCCTCGAGATCGAGGTGATGCACACGCCCGGACACACGCCAGGTCACTGCTCGTTCCGCATCGACACGGACGCCGTCCTCTGCTCGGGCGATCTCGTGTTCGCAGGCTCGATCGGCCGCTCGGACTTCCCGAACTCCGATCCCGGCGCGATGCAGGCGAGCCTGCGCCGATTCCTCGAGCTTCCAGACGAGCTTCCTGTGCTTCCCGGACACGGCCCCGAGACGACCGTGGGCCGTGAACGATCGACCAACCCCTTCCTCTCGGAGCTGGTCTGA
- the secD gene encoding protein translocase subunit SecD, whose product MKRTRGLWASIFFVLALTLASLIGFATGALQPILGLDLEGGVSVTLSAPDGTPTEVMERARTNISNRVDAFGVGEPDIAVSGNTIEVQIPGLAQGTIEQRAETRYCLVGPDGENYGCAASQQAADDALAELTVVPQVAEACLIGPDGEQVECYATEELAQASKAAITVAPRADVTPTATPGASASPAATEDGFCLVSAAGEQLDCFPTKKEAEAAQKALEIEVTERTYCVTDGEGKGATEEPTTSPSPSASVSPSASPSPEPTAFSGLSLGANGLPCGLASKDAAASAIDDTRVETVEALFCVVSSAGENLGCYIDRTSAEERRRSTGQQRLLDVIGQTARLEERPVLAIVPPGDPAYSTTPVTCPTDEDRQTKECSFSALEDQEAVYEDEAGNRYRLAPAVIAGGDVAEANAILGGATGSEWTVNFQLTGDAADRFAEATTTAVSLPPPQNQIAIVVDRVVISAPTVQSPITGGTGEITGGFAEAEARDLATVLNAGALPVELTRQQVQTVSPTLGSESLRQGIVAGLVGLALLLLYLLFYYRLLGIVAWFGMTIWAILAIALISLAGVQFGYALTLAGVAGLVISLGVTADSYIVFFERLKDEVRAGKSARAAVQPAFARSYKTIIAADVVAGIAAVVLYLTAVSSVRGFALTLGVATLLDLFVVYFFKRPTVFLVARNQRLVSLKGFGLEAGVAGEADDAAEGAGA is encoded by the coding sequence GTGAAGCGGACCCGCGGCCTCTGGGCCTCGATCTTCTTCGTGCTCGCGCTGACGCTCGCGTCGCTGATCGGGTTCGCGACCGGGGCGTTGCAGCCGATCCTCGGACTCGACCTCGAAGGGGGAGTCTCGGTCACGCTCTCGGCGCCCGACGGCACGCCCACCGAGGTGATGGAGCGGGCACGCACGAACATCTCGAACCGGGTCGATGCGTTCGGGGTCGGTGAGCCCGACATCGCTGTCTCGGGCAACACGATCGAGGTGCAGATTCCCGGTCTGGCCCAGGGCACGATCGAGCAGCGGGCGGAGACCAGGTACTGCCTCGTCGGTCCTGATGGCGAGAACTACGGGTGCGCCGCTTCGCAGCAGGCCGCCGACGATGCGCTGGCCGAGCTGACGGTCGTGCCCCAGGTCGCCGAGGCGTGTCTCATCGGTCCCGACGGCGAACAGGTGGAGTGTTACGCGACGGAGGAGCTTGCCCAGGCCTCGAAGGCGGCGATCACGGTCGCTCCCCGAGCCGACGTGACACCGACCGCCACGCCCGGCGCGTCTGCGTCGCCGGCAGCGACCGAGGACGGCTTCTGCCTGGTGAGTGCGGCGGGGGAACAGCTCGACTGCTTCCCGACGAAGAAGGAGGCGGAGGCCGCCCAGAAGGCCCTTGAGATCGAGGTGACGGAGCGGACGTACTGCGTGACGGATGGCGAAGGGAAGGGCGCGACCGAGGAGCCGACGACCTCCCCGTCGCCTTCGGCCTCGGTCTCACCATCGGCGTCGCCGTCGCCCGAGCCGACCGCCTTCTCGGGCCTTTCGTTGGGAGCCAACGGTCTCCCGTGTGGCCTGGCGTCGAAGGACGCTGCCGCTTCGGCGATCGACGACACACGAGTGGAGACGGTCGAGGCGCTCTTCTGCGTGGTCAGCTCAGCCGGCGAGAACCTCGGGTGCTACATCGACCGAACCTCGGCCGAGGAGCGGCGACGGTCCACCGGGCAGCAACGGCTGCTCGACGTGATCGGTCAGACCGCACGCCTCGAGGAACGACCCGTGCTCGCGATCGTCCCTCCCGGCGACCCGGCCTACTCCACGACGCCGGTGACCTGCCCCACCGACGAGGATCGCCAGACGAAGGAGTGCTCGTTCTCCGCGCTGGAAGACCAGGAGGCCGTCTACGAGGACGAGGCCGGGAACCGGTACCGCCTGGCGCCGGCAGTCATCGCCGGCGGCGACGTCGCCGAGGCGAACGCGATCCTGGGCGGTGCGACCGGGTCGGAGTGGACCGTCAACTTCCAGCTCACCGGCGATGCCGCCGATCGGTTCGCCGAGGCCACGACGACCGCGGTATCGTTGCCGCCGCCGCAGAACCAGATCGCGATCGTCGTCGACCGGGTCGTCATCTCCGCGCCGACCGTCCAGAGCCCGATCACCGGCGGCACCGGCGAGATCACCGGTGGGTTCGCCGAGGCGGAGGCACGCGACCTTGCGACCGTGCTGAACGCGGGCGCCCTGCCCGTCGAGCTGACCCGCCAGCAGGTGCAGACCGTGAGTCCCACGCTCGGCTCCGAGTCGCTGCGCCAGGGCATCGTCGCCGGGCTCGTCGGACTCGCGTTGCTCCTCCTCTACCTGCTCTTCTACTACCGGCTCCTCGGCATCGTGGCATGGTTCGGCATGACGATCTGGGCGATCCTCGCGATCGCGCTGATCTCGCTCGCGGGCGTCCAATTCGGGTACGCGCTCACCCTGGCGGGCGTCGCCGGGCTCGTGATCTCCCTCGGGGTGACCGCCGACTCCTACATCGTGTTCTTCGAGCGGTTGAAGGACGAGGTGAGGGCGGGCAAGAGCGCCCGTGCGGCGGTGCAGCCGGCCTTCGCCCGGTCGTACAAGACGATCATCGCGGCCGACGTCGTCGCGGGGATCGCCGCGGTGGTCCTGTACCTCACCGCGGTGAGCTCGGTGCGCGGGTTCGCCCTCACCCTCGGCGTGGCCACGCTGCTCGACCTGTTCGTCGTGTACTTCTTCAAGCGGCCGACGGTGTTCCTCGTCGCCCGGAACCAGCGCCTCGTCTCGCTCAAGGGATTCGGGCTCGAGGCGGGGGTCGCCGGTGAGGCCGACGACGCTGCCGAGGGAGCGGGAGCGTGA
- the dtd gene encoding D-aminoacyl-tRNA deacylase, whose amino-acid sequence MRLVLQRVARASVSVDGAEVAGIGRGYLLLVGVGHDDGYAEARRLAGKVSTLRVFADDAGKMNLALTDVGGEALVVSQFTLYADLRKGRRPSWTDAAEPVRAAELVESFASALERAGLPVARGVFGAHMQVELLNDGPVTLVLDTATL is encoded by the coding sequence GTGCGGCTCGTGCTCCAACGGGTCGCCAGGGCGTCGGTCTCGGTCGACGGCGCCGAGGTGGCCGGCATCGGCCGGGGGTACCTCCTGCTGGTGGGGGTCGGGCACGACGACGGATACGCAGAGGCTCGACGTCTCGCCGGGAAGGTCTCGACCCTGCGCGTGTTCGCCGACGACGCCGGGAAGATGAACCTCGCGCTCACCGACGTCGGCGGCGAGGCGCTGGTGGTGTCGCAGTTCACGCTCTACGCCGATCTGCGCAAGGGCCGCCGTCCCTCGTGGACCGATGCCGCCGAACCCGTGCGGGCCGCCGAACTCGTGGAATCGTTCGCCTCGGCGCTGGAGCGTGCTGGACTCCCGGTCGCGAGGGGGGTGTTCGGCGCCCACATGCAGGTCGAGCTCCTGAACGACGGCCCGGTCACGCTGGTGCTCGACACCGCCACCCTCTAG
- a CDS encoding bifunctional (p)ppGpp synthetase/guanosine-3',5'-bis(diphosphate) 3'-pyrophosphohydrolase, with translation MDSREDLKAEQPPARRSTRLPRPRLRRGDTGAPSPIDPVLKKVRGYNPKADVREIARAYAFAEASHEGQKRKSGEDFITHPLAVTEILADLRLDTTTLEAALLHDTVEDTEVSLADIEEEFSPEVARIVDGLTKLDRLEFHSREQEQAENVRKMIVAMAGDIRVLLIKLADRLHNMRTLGVFPEAKQRRIATETLEIYAPLAHRLGVQEIKWELEDLSFKTLHPGPYREIASLVDARRGERTALIEQVTKEARAKLKELGVKAEVEGRPKHLYSIYEKMVIRGKEFNEIYDLVGVRILVDSLRDTYAALGAVHALWKPIPGRFKDYVAMPKSNMYQSLHTTVVGPGGKPLEIQIRTRDMHRTAKYGIAAHWRYKEGSKQAKEASAEAAWLGQMMDWLKDMADPREFMDSLRIDLYGGQVFVFTPKGDVVNLPAGATPVDFAYAIHTDVGHRTIGAKIGGKLVPLDYELRTGDTVEVLTSRAQGEGPSQDWLQFVKTPRARSKIRQWFSRGRREDALEQGRDAVTRLMRKQNLPIKRLATTESLATVAEELKYQNLEALYVAVGEGHVSPQSIVARVSRLVVGDTDEEHVAEVPLARPVRIARDDDISKGVVVRGLPDVWVRLSRCCTPVPGDEILGFVTKGQGVSVHRTDCPNVASLRKQPERLIEVTWAEGKPTSFVVAIQVEALDRRRLLSDVATVLSDNHVNILSATSATGKDRITRLRFTFELADIAHLSSVLAAVKRVESVYDAYRVVPS, from the coding sequence GTGGACAGCAGGGAAGACCTCAAGGCTGAGCAGCCCCCCGCACGGCGGAGTACTCGTCTTCCACGCCCGCGCCTGCGCCGGGGAGACACCGGCGCGCCGTCGCCGATCGACCCAGTGCTGAAGAAGGTCCGCGGCTACAACCCGAAGGCCGACGTCCGGGAGATCGCCCGCGCCTATGCGTTCGCCGAGGCCTCGCACGAGGGGCAGAAGCGGAAGTCTGGAGAGGACTTCATCACCCATCCCCTCGCCGTCACCGAGATCCTCGCCGACCTCCGGCTCGACACCACGACCCTCGAGGCGGCGTTGCTGCACGACACGGTCGAGGACACCGAAGTCAGCCTCGCCGACATCGAAGAGGAGTTCAGCCCCGAGGTCGCGCGCATCGTCGACGGACTGACCAAGCTCGACCGGCTCGAGTTCCACTCGCGCGAGCAGGAGCAGGCGGAGAACGTCCGCAAGATGATCGTCGCGATGGCCGGCGACATCCGCGTGCTGCTGATCAAGCTCGCCGACCGGCTCCACAACATGCGCACGCTCGGCGTGTTCCCCGAGGCGAAGCAGCGGCGGATCGCGACCGAGACCCTCGAGATCTACGCCCCGCTCGCACATCGCCTCGGCGTGCAGGAGATCAAGTGGGAGCTCGAGGACCTGTCGTTCAAGACCCTGCACCCCGGGCCGTACCGCGAGATCGCGAGTCTGGTCGACGCCAGGCGGGGCGAGCGGACCGCCCTGATCGAGCAGGTCACGAAGGAGGCGCGGGCGAAGCTCAAGGAGCTCGGCGTGAAGGCCGAAGTGGAGGGCCGCCCGAAGCACCTGTACTCGATCTACGAGAAGATGGTGATCCGCGGCAAGGAGTTCAACGAGATCTACGACCTCGTCGGGGTCCGCATCCTCGTCGACTCGCTGCGCGACACCTACGCCGCGCTGGGGGCGGTGCACGCCCTCTGGAAGCCCATCCCCGGCCGCTTCAAGGACTACGTGGCGATGCCCAAGTCCAACATGTACCAGTCGCTGCACACGACGGTGGTCGGGCCGGGGGGCAAGCCGCTCGAGATCCAGATCCGCACCCGCGACATGCACCGCACGGCGAAGTACGGCATCGCCGCTCACTGGCGGTACAAGGAGGGCAGCAAGCAAGCCAAGGAGGCCTCCGCCGAGGCCGCGTGGCTCGGACAGATGATGGACTGGCTGAAGGACATGGCCGACCCGCGCGAGTTCATGGACTCGCTGCGGATCGACCTGTACGGGGGCCAGGTCTTCGTCTTCACCCCCAAGGGCGACGTGGTGAACCTGCCGGCGGGCGCGACCCCGGTCGACTTCGCCTACGCGATCCATACCGACGTCGGCCACCGCACGATCGGCGCGAAGATCGGTGGCAAGCTCGTGCCGCTCGACTACGAGCTGCGTACCGGCGATACGGTCGAGGTCCTCACGTCGCGCGCGCAAGGCGAAGGGCCATCACAGGACTGGCTCCAGTTCGTGAAGACGCCGCGCGCGCGGTCCAAGATCCGCCAGTGGTTCTCTCGCGGGCGTCGTGAGGACGCCCTGGAGCAGGGCCGCGACGCGGTCACGCGCCTGATGCGCAAACAGAACCTTCCGATCAAGCGCCTGGCGACGACCGAGTCGCTCGCCACCGTCGCCGAGGAACTCAAGTACCAGAACCTCGAGGCGCTCTACGTCGCCGTCGGCGAGGGGCACGTCTCCCCGCAATCGATCGTCGCGCGCGTCTCCCGCCTCGTGGTCGGCGACACCGACGAGGAACACGTCGCCGAGGTTCCGCTCGCCCGGCCGGTGAGGATCGCCCGCGACGACGACATCTCGAAGGGCGTGGTCGTGCGAGGGCTGCCCGACGTCTGGGTGCGTCTCAGCCGCTGCTGTACCCCCGTGCCGGGCGACGAGATCCTCGGGTTCGTGACGAAGGGCCAGGGCGTCAGCGTGCACCGCACCGACTGTCCGAACGTCGCCTCCCTGCGCAAGCAGCCCGAGCGGTTGATCGAAGTGACCTGGGCCGAAGGCAAGCCGACCTCCTTCGTCGTGGCGATCCAGGTCGAGGCCCTCGACCGCAGACGGCTCCTCTCGGACGTGGCCACGGTGCTCTCCGACAACCACGTGAACATCCTCTCGGCGACCTCGGCGACCGGGAAGGACCGCATCACGCGCCTGCGGTTCACGTTCGAGCTCGCCGACATCGCCCACCTATCGAGCGTGCTCGCGGCGGTGAAGCGCGTGGAGAGCGTCTACGACGCGTACCGCGTCGTGCCGAGCTGA
- the aspS gene encoding aspartate--tRNA ligase, with protein MTTPFATTMRSHACGELRAGHDGRGVTLCGWVGHRRDHGGVTFIDLRDREGVVQVVFHPEDAADAHAAAQRLGAEDVVRVVGSVRRRPDGMQNPDLATGDVEVAASALEVLNASETPPFPIEDRIEAGEDLRLRFRYLDLRRPEMTKVLAMRAHIVRLMREHMDGQGFVEIETPILTRSTPEGSRDFLVPSRLWPGTFYALPQSPQQLKQLLMVGGQDRYYQIVRCLRDEAARADRGFEFTQLDVEMSFVTEEDLIALIEPLYASIVRETAGAEVATPFPRLTYGEMMDRYGSDKPDLRYDMELVDLGPVFASTAFNAFAKVLGEGGVIKALAAPGAGSSSRKELDRLIEDAKGRGAAGLVWMAVGSGGSVRSPVEKFLTPEELAGVVERTGAADGDLVCIVADQEDRVNVALDGLRREMAARLGLIPDDAWSFCWMVEPPLFEYSAEEDRWVSVHHPFTSPASDDLSPRTARARAYDLVLNGFEIGGGSIRIHDEATQRGVFEALQLPPEDVEEQFGHLLRALALGAPPHGGIAMGVDRLVMILAGKEAIRDVIAFPKSQSGSDPLTGAPAPVDAAQLRELGLVSIVEAPAAPHEPPAPRDG; from the coding sequence ATGACCACACCGTTCGCGACGACGATGCGGTCGCACGCCTGTGGCGAGCTGCGAGCCGGCCACGACGGCCGGGGCGTGACGCTCTGCGGGTGGGTGGGACACCGCCGTGACCACGGGGGTGTGACGTTCATCGACCTGCGCGACCGTGAGGGCGTCGTCCAGGTCGTCTTCCATCCCGAAGACGCCGCCGACGCCCATGCCGCCGCGCAGCGGCTCGGGGCCGAGGACGTGGTGCGTGTCGTCGGCTCCGTGCGACGTCGGCCCGACGGCATGCAGAACCCCGACCTCGCGACCGGAGACGTCGAGGTCGCAGCATCCGCGCTCGAGGTGCTGAACGCCTCAGAGACACCGCCGTTCCCGATCGAGGACCGCATCGAGGCCGGTGAGGATCTGCGGTTGCGCTTCCGCTACCTCGACCTCCGTCGTCCCGAGATGACGAAGGTGCTGGCGATGCGCGCGCACATCGTGCGGCTGATGCGCGAGCACATGGACGGGCAGGGCTTCGTCGAGATCGAGACGCCGATCCTCACCCGGTCGACGCCCGAAGGGTCGCGCGACTTCCTCGTGCCGAGCCGGCTGTGGCCGGGCACGTTCTACGCCCTGCCGCAGTCCCCGCAACAGCTCAAGCAGCTGCTCATGGTGGGCGGCCAGGACCGCTACTACCAGATCGTGCGGTGCTTGCGCGACGAGGCTGCGCGCGCCGACCGAGGGTTCGAGTTCACTCAGCTCGACGTGGAGATGTCGTTCGTCACCGAGGAGGACCTGATCGCGCTGATCGAGCCGCTGTACGCGAGCATCGTGCGCGAGACCGCGGGGGCCGAGGTCGCGACGCCCTTCCCGCGCCTCACGTATGGCGAGATGATGGACCGGTACGGCTCCGACAAGCCCGACCTGCGCTACGACATGGAGCTCGTCGACCTCGGCCCGGTCTTCGCGTCGACCGCTTTCAACGCGTTCGCGAAGGTGCTGGGCGAGGGAGGGGTGATCAAGGCGCTCGCCGCGCCGGGCGCGGGGTCGTCCTCGCGCAAGGAGCTCGACCGACTGATCGAGGATGCCAAGGGGCGCGGTGCCGCGGGGCTCGTCTGGATGGCCGTCGGCTCCGGCGGCTCGGTCCGCTCGCCCGTCGAGAAGTTCCTCACGCCCGAGGAGCTCGCAGGGGTCGTGGAGCGGACCGGCGCCGCCGACGGCGACCTCGTCTGCATCGTCGCCGACCAGGAGGACCGGGTCAACGTGGCGCTCGACGGTCTCCGCCGCGAGATGGCGGCGCGGCTCGGGCTGATCCCCGACGATGCCTGGTCGTTCTGTTGGATGGTCGAGCCGCCGTTGTTCGAGTACAGCGCCGAGGAGGACCGGTGGGTCTCGGTGCACCATCCGTTCACCTCTCCCGCCTCCGACGATCTGTCCCCGCGGACCGCCAGAGCGCGTGCGTACGACCTCGTGCTGAACGGATTCGAGATCGGCGGGGGCAGCATCCGCATCCACGATGAGGCGACCCAACGGGGGGTCTTCGAGGCCCTCCAGCTTCCACCCGAGGACGTCGAGGAGCAGTTCGGGCACCTGCTGCGCGCCCTCGCGCTCGGGGCTCCGCCTCACGGGGGTATCGCGATGGGCGTCGATCGCCTCGTGATGATCCTCGCCGGCAAGGAGGCGATCCGCGACGTGATCGCGTTCCCGAAGTCGCAGTCGGGGAGCGACCCACTCACCGGAGCCCCCGCCCCCGTCGACGCCGCCCAGCTGCGGGAGCTCGGCCTCGTATCGATCGTCGAGGCGCCGGCCGCGCCCCACGAGCCGCCGGCGCCGCGGGACGGTTGA
- a CDS encoding adenine phosphoribosyltransferase, whose protein sequence is MDIEQIKGLIRDVPDFPEPGIVFKDITPVLADPIAFSTITDLIVVRFGRGNVDKVVGIEARGFIIASPVAYHFGAGFVPIRKQGKLPSVTVDEDYALEYGRATLELHVDGINPGERVLIVDDVLATGGTAQAAASLVEQVGGKVCGIATVIELDFLHGRERLVEHELYTLIHY, encoded by the coding sequence ATGGACATCGAACAGATCAAGGGCCTGATCCGCGACGTGCCCGACTTCCCGGAGCCGGGCATCGTCTTCAAGGACATCACACCGGTGCTCGCCGACCCGATCGCGTTCTCGACGATCACCGACCTGATCGTGGTGCGGTTCGGGCGAGGCAACGTGGACAAGGTCGTCGGCATCGAGGCGCGCGGGTTCATCATCGCCTCGCCGGTCGCGTATCACTTCGGCGCCGGCTTCGTGCCGATCCGCAAGCAGGGGAAGCTGCCGTCGGTCACCGTCGACGAGGACTACGCGCTCGAATACGGCAGGGCCACGTTGGAGCTGCACGTCGACGGCATCAACCCGGGGGAGCGGGTGCTGATCGTCGACGACGTGCTCGCGACCGGTGGCACGGCCCAGGCCGCCGCGTCGCTCGTGGAGCAGGTCGGCGGCAAGGTCTGCGGCATCGCCACGGTGATCGAGCTCGACTTCCTGCACGGGCGCGAACGGCTCGTCGAGCACGAGCTGTACACCTTGATCCACTACTGA